Genomic window (Subtercola endophyticus):
AGCACCGCTCCCCGCTCCGACTCCGCCGCCGAATCGCGGGCGAGACGCGCGGCTTCACGCGGGTCGAGTTCGACGATCACGCGATCGGCCCCCGCCACGCCGACCACGACACTCGCCAGCTCGTCCGCGTTCGTCGCGCGCTCTGACGACGACTGCGTCACGATGAACTCGCTGACGACCGGGTCGAGGGCACGAAGGATGCCCTCCGCGTCTTTATCGTCGAGAATGCTCACCACGGCCACGACCTTGTCGAACGAGAAGTACTCCTTGAGCGCCGCCGCGAGGGCGAGGGCTCCGCCGGGGTTGTGCGCCGCATCCACCAGCACCGTGGGCTCGGTACCGATCAGCTGCAACCGGCCCGGCGAGGTGACGGTGGCGAACGCCTCCGTCAGCACGTCGTCGACGAGCGCATTCGCTCCCCCGCCGAGGAACGACTCGACCGCCGCAACGGCAACCGCCGCGTTCTGCGCCTGATGGTCGCCGTACAGCGGCAAGAACAGGTCGCGATACGTGCCCGCGATGCCCTTGATCGACACCACCTGGCCACCGACGGCGACACTCGTCGAGAGCACCTGGAACTCCGCGTCTTCGACGATGAACGATGACTCGGTGAGTTCGGCCGCACGTTTCAGCTCCGCCAGCACCTCGGGCACCTGACGCGCCGACACCACCTGCGCGGCCGGCTTGATGATGCCCGACTTCGTGCGGGCGATCTCGGCCACCGTGTTGCCGAGCCGGCGCGTGTGATCGAGCGAGATCGGCGTGAACACGGCAACCTGTCCGTCGGCGACGTTCGTCGAGTCCCACTCGCCGCCCATGCCCACCTCGATCACGCCGACGTCGATGGGCGCGTCGGCGAAAGACGCGTAGGCCAGCACGGTGAGGGCCTCGAAGAACGTGATGCGGGGTTCTCCGGTAGCGGTGAGCTGAGCATCCACGATCTCGATGAACGGCTTCACATCGGCCCAGTTGGCGGCGAGCGACTCGTTGCTGATGGGCTTGCCGTCGATCATGATGCGCTCGTTCAGGCGCTCGAGGTGCGGGCTGGTGAACAGGCCCGTGCGCAACCCGTACGCACGCAAGATGCTCTCGACGATGCGGCTGGTGCTGGTTTTGCCGTTGGTTCCGGTGAGATGGATGATCGGGTACGCCCGATGCGGATCTCCCAGCAGCTCCACCACCTGCCGCGTGGCCGCCAACCGAGGCTGCGGCGACGCCTCGCCGAGGCGTGAGATCAGCTCCGCGTAGACCTCGTCGCCCGCCTCGACGAACTCGTCGGGGAGGTCGAGCTCGGCGTCGCGACCGTCGGTGCCGTCGCCGCCTTCGCCGGCGGGGCCGCCGACGACGAGCTGGCCGTCGTATGCCTCGGCGAGTTCGAACTCGTCATGTTCGTCGTCATCGTCGTCGTCACTGAAGATGTCGTCATCATCGTCGCCGTAGGCCGCGTCGTCGCCTGCGCCGCCGATCTCGCTGCGGTCGCGCGTGCTGGTGTCGCGGTGCACACCGTCGCCGGGGTCGTCGCCGTAGCCCGGGCCGGTGCCGATGGGCTCGTCGTAGAGCGTGGCGAACTCGTCGTCGGGGTTACGCGGAGGGCGACCGCCGTCGAGCTCACGCTCGTCGCCGCTGTCGTCGCCGGCGCCCTTGCGGCCCTTGGGCACGAGGCCGCCGTTGCCGGAATCAGACATTGGTCACTCCTTCTGGGCGGCTGACGGCCACGATGAACAGATCGGTGTTGGCGTAGCGGCCCTTCTCCACGCGAGCGTAGTGCTCGGGCGGGGTCGCCACCATGTTTCCGATCCATTCCGAGACCAGCACGTCGCGATATTTCTCGAGGTTTCTGAAGTCTTTCGGCGAGACGACCGTGAAGCGGGTCGCGAGAGTCTCGGCCGCGATATCGACGACCTCCGGCCCCGAGCCGGATTCGCCCGTGCCAGCGGCCATGTCGCCGTCTGCGGCCGCGCCACCAGCAGCCACCGCGGCCACGGCCGCAGGGCTCACGCTGCGCACGGCATCCGCGTCGTCGTCGGAGAAGAACACGAGGTCGAGCGTGATGCGATCGCTCACATCGAAGCCGGCCGACTTGCGCGTCTCCTGCACGGCACGGATGACATCGCGGGCGAGCCCCTCGGCCTCGAGTTCGGGCGACGTCGTGGTGTCGAGCAGCGCGAATCCACCGCCCGGCAGCAGCCCGAGGGCCTGCTCGTCGCCGTCGCCACTCGTCTCGAGCACGAGGTCGTACTCAGCGGGCTCGAGCTCGATGCCGCCGGCCGTCACGACCCCGTCTGCCTCGAACCACTCACCGGCGCGCGCGGCCTTGATGACCTGCTGCACGCTCTTGCCAAGACGCGGCCCGGCTGCGCGGGCGTTCACGGTGAGCTTCGACGTGATGCCGAAGTCGACCGCACTCGTCGGGCCCTGCTCGACGAGTGTCACAGCTTTCACGTTCAGCTCTTCACGCAGAATGTATTCGAACCGGGCCAGCGCCTCGACGTTCTCGGTCACGATGGTCAGGTTCGACAGCGGCAGCCGCACGCGCTTGCCCGCCTGCTTGCGCAGCGAAAGCGCGGTGGAGCTGATGGCGCGGATCTGGTCCATCGTGTGCACCAGCCCAGGGTCTGCCGGAAAAGCGTTCTCGTTCGGCCAGTCCTCGAGGTGCACACTGCGGCCTCCGGTGAGGCCCTTCCAGATGTACTCCCCGACCAGCGGGATGAGCGGGGCGGCCACCCGGGTCACGGTTTCGAGCACGGTGTACAGGGTGTCGAAGGCGGCGGTGGCCTGCTCGTCGCCCACTCCTGCCCAGAAACGGTCGCGCGAGCGGCGCACGTACCAATTGGTGAGCACATCACCGAAGTCGCGCAACTTCGCGGCCGCCAGAGTCGAGTCCAGGGCATCCAGATCGCTTTGAACATCGCGGATGAGCTCGCGCGTCTTGGCGAGCAGGTACCGGTCGAGCACGTCGCCCGAGTCGGTGCGCCATTGCGCCTCGTACCCCTCGGGATGCTCGTCGCTGGTCGCGGCGTTCGCGTAGAGGGTGAAGAAGTAATAGGTGTTCCAGAGCGGCAGGATGAACTGCCGAACCGCCTCGCGAATGCCCTCCTCGGTGACGATGAGGTTGCCGCCGCGCAGCACAGGAGAGGCCATGAGGAACCAGCGCATGGCGTCGGATCCGTCGCGGTCGAGCACCTCGTTCACGTCGGGGTAATTGCGCAGGCTCTTCGACATCTTCTGGCCGTCGCTGCCGAGCACGATGCCGTGACTGATCACGTTGCGAAAGGCCGGTCGGTCGAACAGCGCGGTCGAGAGCACGTGCAGCAGGTAGAACCAGCCGCGGGTCTGCCCGATGTACTCCACGATGAAGTCGGCCGGGTTGTGCGCCTCGAACCACTCGCGGTTCTCGAACGGGTAGTGCACCGAGGCGAACGGCATCGACCCGGAATCGAACCACACGTCGAGCACGTCTTCGATGCGCCGCATGGTCGACTGGCCGGTGGGGTCGTCGGGGTTCGGGCGCGTCAGCTCGTCGATGTAGGGCCGGTGCAGGTCGGTGGGGCGCACGCCGAAGTCTTGCTCCAGCTGGTCGAGCGAGCCGTAGACGTCGATGCGCGGGTACTCGGGGTTGTCGCTCTTCCACACCGGGATGGGCGAGCCCCAGTAGCGGTTGCGCGAGATCGACCAGTCACGGGCGTTGCCGATCCACTTGCCGAACTGGCCCTCTTTGACGTTCTCCGGCACCCAGTCGATCTCTTGGTTCAGCTCCTCCATGCGGTCGCGAAACTCGGTGACCCGCACGAACCAGCTGCCGACCGCCTTGTAGATGAGCGGATTGCGGCAGCGCCAGCAGTGCGGGTACGAGTGCTCGTAGCTCGCCTGGCGCAGCAGCCGGCCGTTGGCCTTGAGCAGCTGGGTGAGCGGCTTGTTCGCCTCGAACACCTGCAGGCCCGCGACCTCGGTCACGTTCGGCAAGAAGCGGGCGCCGTCGTCGACCGAGATGATGACCGGGATGCCGGCCTCGGCGCAGACCTTCTGGTCTTCTTCGCCGTAGGCGGGAGCCTGGTGCACGATTCCGGTGCCCTCGGTGGTCGACACGTAGTCGGCGACGAGAATCTGCCAGGCGTTCTGCGTGCCGTATTCTTCGGTGTCGGCGTAGTAGTCCCAGAGCCGGTCGTACGTGACGCCCTCGAGCTCGTGACCCTTCAGGGTGCGCGAGACGGCCGCCCGGGCATCCTCTGCCGAGGCGTAGCCGAGCTCTTTGGCGTAGCCGCCCACGAGTTCTTCGGCGAGGAGGTAGTCGGCGCTGAGCACCTCGGTTGCCGTGGCTGCAGGATGCTCGGCGGCGCTCTCTCTCTGAACCTCGGCATCGGCGGTGCCGTTCGGCCCCGACGGAACGACCGCGTACGTGATGTTCGGCCCGACGGCGAGCGCGAGATTCGTCGGCAGGGTCCAGGGCGTCGTCGTCCACGCGAGCGCCCGCACGGCAGTGAGGCCGAGGGCCTCGGCCTTCGTGCCGGTGAGCGGGAACGTCACCGTCACGGTCTGGTCTTGACGCATCTTGTAGACGTCGTCGTCCATGCGCAGCTCGTGGTTGCTCAAGGGGGTCTCGTCGTGCCAGCAGTAGGGCAGCACGCGAAAGCCCTCGTAGGCGAGGCCCTTGTCGTAGAGCTGCTTGAACGCCCAGATGACGCTCTCCATGAAGGTGACGTCGAGCGTCTTGTAGTCGTTCTCGAAGTCCACCCAGCGGGCCTGGCGGGTGACGTACTCCTCCCACTCCTTGGAGTACTGCATGACGGAGGCGCGAGCGGCCGCGTTGAACGTACCGATGCCCATCTCTTCGATCTCGCTCTTCTCGGTGATGCCGAGCTGGCGCATTGCCTCGAGTTCGGCGGGCAGTCCGTGCGTGTCCCAGCCGAAACGGCGATCGACACGCTTGCCGCGCATGGTCTGGTAGCGCGGAAAGAGGTCTTTGGCGTACCCGGTCAGCAGGTGCCCGTAGTGCGGCAGGCCGTTGGCGAACGGCGGGCCGTCGTAGAAGACCCACTCGTCGTTGTGCTCACGGTTGGCGATGGATGCCCGAAAGGTGTCGTCGTTCTTCCAGAACTCGAGAATCTGCTCTTCGAGTTCAGGGAACCGCGGCGAGGGCACGATGCCGAAGGCGGCGCCGGTGAACGTGCTGCCTGTGCCGGTTGAACCGTCGTGCTGCTGCTTGGGGTAACTCATCTACGCTCCTGGAGGGCTGAAATGCCATTTCCACGAGGACGCCCACTCGGACGCGGTACCACCCCGCTTGCCGACTTCGTCTCTCGACGGCGCCGGCCGCTTGTTCGTTGGCTGTGACGGGCCAGACCCGGCCGGTTCTACTGAGCCCCGCCTCGCGGCGGAACCGTTCTTCCGGCGACTCCCCGGTGATGGCCGGCTCATAGTCGTTGACGACAATCGTACACTGGGCGAATGGTCGATTCACCGGTGAAGCCGTCGCGGGGCCGGCCCCGGGCATCCTCTCGCGAACTGCTCGAAGACGCGGCCTTCGAGCTCTTTCTCGAGAACACCTACGCGAAGACGACGGTCGACCAGATAACTCAGCGCGCGGGCGTGGGCCGGTCGACGTTCTTCAACTACTTCGTGGGCAAGAGCGACGTGTTCTGGGGTGACGTCGACAGTGCCGCTCAGAGCCTCAGCGACGCGCTCGCCGCGCAGGCTCCGGATGCCCCGCCGCTGCCCGCAATGGGCGCCGCCCTGGCATCCGTCGCCGGCGGGTTCGGCCCGTCGAGGGTGCCGTGGATTCTGACGCAGTACCCGCACATCGGCGCCGCCGGAGAGGTGCAGGCCTCAGCACTCGCTCGCTTCGCGCAGTGGGCGGGCATCCTGGCGACCTTTGCGGGTGTACGCCTCGGTCTCGACCCCGCGTCGATGGTGCCGCGCTCGATCGCCTACGCGCTCACCGGCGCTGTCGTCGCCGCCGCGCAGGAGTGGGCGGCGGCAGGCACTGCTCGCGGCTCGCTCGAGCCCTACGTCGCTTCCGCGGTGGCGCCGATCGTCGCCGGCTACGGCGAGGGCGTTCGTCGGAGCTGACTCGACATGTCCGCAATACGTCGACATATCGCGTCAGCTCCGACGAAACTCCCGCGACAGGATGTCAGCTCGAGATCTGGTGGTTGTAGAAGCGCTGCAGGAAGGCAGCCATCGCCTGCCGCGTGACGGGGTCGAGCGGAGCATAAGTGCCGTCGGCGTTGCCCGTCGAGATGCCGTCGGCCTTCATCCACTCGATCTGACGGTAGAAGACGCTGTTCGCCGGAACGTCGGTGAACGACGGATTCGCGGGATTCGGCAGCGTCTCTTTGCTGTAGCGCGCGAGGAACGCCGCCATGTCTTGCCGTGTCACCGGGTCGTTCGGGTGGAAGGTGCCGTCGGCGTTGCCGGTCGAGATGCCGGCACTCTTCATCCACTCGATAGCGCTGTAGAACGGATTCGCCGTGGTGACGTCGCTGAACGACGGCGTGGCCGGTGGGGTGAAGGGCTGGCCGTTGTACCGGAAGAGAAACGCTGCCATCGCCTGCCGGGTGACCGGGTCGTTGGGCAGGTAGGTCTTCGTGCCGTCGGGCTGCACGTTTCCGGTGGTGAGACCGAGCCTGGCCATCCACTGGATGTTCGGGTAGAACGTGGCGTTCGTCGGCACGTCGGTGAAGAACTGGTCGGGGGCCGCCGTGGTGCTGCCGAACCAATCGGTGTAGAGAATCCAGAAGTTCAAGTTGCCGTAGCTCGAGCAGTCATCGCCCGTGCCGGCCAAGGCTGCGGCATTCGGCTGGTAGGGCGTGTAGAAGTACAACGCTGCCGTAGCCGAATTCTGAATGGTGACCGGAGCCGCGCCGCAGGTGGAGTCGGGGCTGTAGTCGACGTTCACCGTCGTGCCCGGCAGGTACGAGGTGAAGTAGTACGTGCGACCGGGCGGGTTCAGGTAACGCTTGAACTGCCAGGCGGCCCAATAGACCTGGTTGTAGAACCCGTTGTACGTCGCGTCGCAACCCGAGGTGTCGGGGCAGCCGTACCCGGTGGCATTCGTATAGTCGTCGGCCGCGGGAGCGTGTCCGTCGACGAGGCCGGACTCCTTCTGAATGAGCGCCAGCAGCACCTTCTGGCTGATTCCGCAGAGCTGGCCGACCTGCGCGATGATCGCGGCAGCCGTCTCGTTCGGCTTGCCCGTGTATTGACCGCACATCTGGTCTGCCGCACGGGTCGTGGTGGTCTGCTTGTAGTTCTTCAGACAGAAACTGCCTGCCGTGCATCCGGTGCCCTCGCCGTTCAGGAACGTCTGAACGGCTGACGCGGTCATGGCGCTGCCGCTGTAGAACAGGGCGTCATTGATGATGTGACCCGCAGAGAACCCGGTGGTCACGACGTTCGTTCGTAACTTGGCAGTAGCGGATGCCCCACCTCCCGGCACCGCTTCAGAGACCACATCGGGGTGCTTCGCGGCCAGCTCAGCCTGAACCGCCAACTGGGCCTGCTGCTGCGCCTGAATGCTCGCCACCGACGAATCCGGGCCGGATGCACTCGACCCGTCAGGCAGCCCATCGCTCGCGGTCGCCGTCAGTGCGCCGGTGCCGAGCACAAGGCCCGCCGCCAGCATGATGCCGACCAGTGCCGACCCTCTACGTCTCTTCATCTGCCAACTCCCCCTCTTCGGTGACTACCGTCGCTCTCAACCCGCCCTGCTCAGACGGTGAAGTATTTCATATCGACCTCGGTGCTCATGAATGAAACCGCCGTAGCCACGTTCGACACCGCATGGATGAGCGACGTACACGAGGCCATCACCTCGGCATCGCGCCAGACCTCCCACGCCAGTCGAGCCGACCACGACGAGGTGTCGGCGGCCATCTGGTGCTGCAATTGGTGACCGTCGTCGTGTTGCTCTTCTTCGCTGAGCGAGTCGAAGGTCTCGTCTGCCTCGATCGTCGTTCGGGTCACGTCGCGAAAGTTGATGATGTGGTCGCCGAACTCCTCGGCGAAAAGCGAGACGACGCGCTCTTGGTCGGTGGCGAGAAAAACGCCCCACTCGTCGCTGCTCTCGTTGATGCCGTTGGCGACCAGTTCTTGTCGAACCCGGTTCACATAGGCGTAGCGATCGGCCATCTGTTTGCCCGGCTGCTCGATGGCGTGGCTGGGGTGCTTCACATGCACGCCGACCGTGTACCGGCCTTCGATCTGGTCGGCGATCACGCCGTCGAGTTCCGCCCGGTAGCGCGGGAGCAGATGAACGTGCCGGTCGAGCACGGTCTTGTACTGACGACGGACGCGCTGAAAGTCGGGAGACAGGTACAGGTCGTGGGCGTTGACATAGGTGAGCATCGGCTCACGGTCTTCGTTCCACTCGGTGGTCGGCGGCACCGAGCCCGAGTACAGGAATGCTTCGTCGTTCATCTCTTCGGCGGTCAGGTCGTAGAGCGGTTCGAAGAGCTTCAACCACATATTGCCGTCGTCGGGCTTGCTGTAGCAGTAGCTGACGACCTTCTCGTCGGGGTGCGCGCGCAAGAAGCGCCCGGCATCCCAATCCGGCACCACCATCGTCACGTCGTCTTCGAGGTTGTGCCACACGAGTTGACTCAAGAAGACGTTGAAGATCGAGAAGAAGCCCGCATCCCGAAGCGGCACGACCACCTTCTTACCGCCGAGCCGCACGCCGTGTCGCCCACCGTGTGCACGAGCGAGCACGCCCGCTTCAGCCGGCAAGGCTGCGAACGGTGAATGCGGCCGTTCCGGCTTCACCGAGAGCGTATCGGGGTTGAGTAGCTCGTTGTAGACGGCGTTCAACCGCGTGTATGAGAAATCTGCCGCTCGGTCTCGGCGGGCGCGAACCGTAGCCGCGGCCTCGGGCGACTGCGCGAAGGCCCGGGCCTCGATCAGGGCGGCGCTGATGTCGTCGGCACGCAGAATGGCCTGATGGCCCATCACCCGGTTCTCGATTTCGGGGTACTGGGCGGGCCGGCGGCCGATCGGGTTCACGAACGTGACGCCGGGCAGCCCACGGAGCTCTTCGTGCGGGGGGATGCGGCTGAGCACCAGCGGTTTACCGAGGGCGAGCGCTTCACGCGGACCGATCGAATACCCTTCACCGGCCGAGACGTTCACATAGACATCGAACGACTCGATCAAACCGTTCTTGTCGGCGTCACTCAGGTCGCCGGTGCTCAACCGGATGTTCTGCACGGGCGCATCGGCCGCGAGCGCCGAAACGCGAGCGAGGGTGTCGCCCATCTCGAGATTGGAATGGATCACCAGTTCGACGCTCGAGTCCGTCGCGAACGCCTGCAAGAAGCCCTCGACAAGCAGGTCGAGACCTTTTCGCGTGTGATATGCCGAGACCGTACCGAATCGTGTCTTCTGCGGCAGCGCCGAACGAGCTCGGCGGGCCAGAAGCGGCTCGAGCTCCAGGCCGATCGGCAGTGTGCCGACCGGAATACGAACGCCCGACGAGCGGGCCACCTCTTCGAGGTAACCGCTCGAGAACAATGCCAGATCGAATCGCTCATTCAGAATGGTGACCCACTCTGCCGGCAGCTGGTCGGAGTCGTACGCCATGTGGGCGATACGAAAGCCGTCGGAGGGCAGGGCGGCGTAATTGGAATCGGAGTGCCCGTTCCACAGCACGTCGGTGAAGAAGTAGACCGACGCACCCTCAGGGCGAGCAACGGGAACGGTACGCCCCGTCGGCAGCGTGATCGTCGACCCCTCGTGCAGCCAGGTCTCGCGCGGCGACCAGAATGCTACATCGAACGAGCGTGAGAAAAGTTCGCACGCTGCGGCACTGACGGTGCCGATGCCCGTGTGAAAGTCTGAACGCCCAATGACGATGACCGAGGGTCGAACCGCCGCGTCGTCGGCCTCG
Coding sequences:
- a CDS encoding S-layer homology domain-containing protein, which produces MKRRRGSALVGIMLAAGLVLGTGALTATASDGLPDGSSASGPDSSVASIQAQQQAQLAVQAELAAKHPDVVSEAVPGGGASATAKLRTNVVTTGFSAGHIINDALFYSGSAMTASAVQTFLNGEGTGCTAGSFCLKNYKQTTTTRAADQMCGQYTGKPNETAAAIIAQVGQLCGISQKVLLALIQKESGLVDGHAPAADDYTNATGYGCPDTSGCDATYNGFYNQVYWAAWQFKRYLNPPGRTYYFTSYLPGTTVNVDYSPDSTCGAAPVTIQNSATAALYFYTPYQPNAAALAGTGDDCSSYGNLNFWILYTDWFGSTTAAPDQFFTDVPTNATFYPNIQWMARLGLTTGNVQPDGTKTYLPNDPVTRQAMAAFLFRYNGQPFTPPATPSFSDVTTANPFYSAIEWMKSAGISTGNADGTFHPNDPVTRQDMAAFLARYSKETLPNPANPSFTDVPANSVFYRQIEWMKADGISTGNADGTYAPLDPVTRQAMAAFLQRFYNHQISS
- a CDS encoding bifunctional folylpolyglutamate synthase/dihydrofolate synthase, giving the protein MGGAGDDAAYGDDDDDIFSDDDDDDEHDEFELAEAYDGQLVVGGPAGEGGDGTDGRDAELDLPDEFVEAGDEVYAELISRLGEASPQPRLAATRQVVELLGDPHRAYPIIHLTGTNGKTSTSRIVESILRAYGLRTGLFTSPHLERLNERIMIDGKPISNESLAANWADVKPFIEIVDAQLTATGEPRITFFEALTVLAYASFADAPIDVGVIEVGMGGEWDSTNVADGQVAVFTPISLDHTRRLGNTVAEIARTKSGIIKPAAQVVSARQVPEVLAELKRAAELTESSFIVEDAEFQVLSTSVAVGGQVVSIKGIAGTYRDLFLPLYGDHQAQNAAVAVAAVESFLGGGANALVDDVLTEAFATVTSPGRLQLIGTEPTVLVDAAHNPGGALALAAALKEYFSFDKVVAVVSILDDKDAEGILRALDPVVSEFIVTQSSSERATNADELASVVVGVAGADRVIVELDPREAARLARDSAAESERGAVLVTGSIMLVGEMITLATEEEWKP
- the ileS gene encoding isoleucine--tRNA ligase, with translation MSYPKQQHDGSTGTGSTFTGAAFGIVPSPRFPELEEQILEFWKNDDTFRASIANREHNDEWVFYDGPPFANGLPHYGHLLTGYAKDLFPRYQTMRGKRVDRRFGWDTHGLPAELEAMRQLGITEKSEIEEMGIGTFNAAARASVMQYSKEWEEYVTRQARWVDFENDYKTLDVTFMESVIWAFKQLYDKGLAYEGFRVLPYCWHDETPLSNHELRMDDDVYKMRQDQTVTVTFPLTGTKAEALGLTAVRALAWTTTPWTLPTNLALAVGPNITYAVVPSGPNGTADAEVQRESAAEHPAATATEVLSADYLLAEELVGGYAKELGYASAEDARAAVSRTLKGHELEGVTYDRLWDYYADTEEYGTQNAWQILVADYVSTTEGTGIVHQAPAYGEEDQKVCAEAGIPVIISVDDGARFLPNVTEVAGLQVFEANKPLTQLLKANGRLLRQASYEHSYPHCWRCRNPLIYKAVGSWFVRVTEFRDRMEELNQEIDWVPENVKEGQFGKWIGNARDWSISRNRYWGSPIPVWKSDNPEYPRIDVYGSLDQLEQDFGVRPTDLHRPYIDELTRPNPDDPTGQSTMRRIEDVLDVWFDSGSMPFASVHYPFENREWFEAHNPADFIVEYIGQTRGWFYLLHVLSTALFDRPAFRNVISHGIVLGSDGQKMSKSLRNYPDVNEVLDRDGSDAMRWFLMASPVLRGGNLIVTEEGIREAVRQFILPLWNTYYFFTLYANAATSDEHPEGYEAQWRTDSGDVLDRYLLAKTRELIRDVQSDLDALDSTLAAAKLRDFGDVLTNWYVRRSRDRFWAGVGDEQATAAFDTLYTVLETVTRVAAPLIPLVGEYIWKGLTGGRSVHLEDWPNENAFPADPGLVHTMDQIRAISSTALSLRKQAGKRVRLPLSNLTIVTENVEALARFEYILREELNVKAVTLVEQGPTSAVDFGITSKLTVNARAAGPRLGKSVQQVIKAARAGEWFEADGVVTAGGIELEPAEYDLVLETSGDGDEQALGLLPGGGFALLDTTTSPELEAEGLARDVIRAVQETRKSAGFDVSDRITLDLVFFSDDDADAVRSVSPAAVAAVAAGGAAADGDMAAGTGESGSGPEVVDIAAETLATRFTVVSPKDFRNLEKYRDVLVSEWIGNMVATPPEHYARVEKGRYANTDLFIVAVSRPEGVTNV
- a CDS encoding glycosyltransferase, with translation MSAVAAPVEADDAAVRPSVIVIGRSDFHTGIGTVSAAACELFSRSFDVAFWSPRETWLHEGSTITLPTGRTVPVARPEGASVYFFTDVLWNGHSDSNYAALPSDGFRIAHMAYDSDQLPAEWVTILNERFDLALFSSGYLEEVARSSGVRIPVGTLPIGLELEPLLARRARSALPQKTRFGTVSAYHTRKGLDLLVEGFLQAFATDSSVELVIHSNLEMGDTLARVSALAADAPVQNIRLSTGDLSDADKNGLIESFDVYVNVSAGEGYSIGPREALALGKPLVLSRIPPHEELRGLPGVTFVNPIGRRPAQYPEIENRVMGHQAILRADDISAALIEARAFAQSPEAAATVRARRDRAADFSYTRLNAVYNELLNPDTLSVKPERPHSPFAALPAEAGVLARAHGGRHGVRLGGKKVVVPLRDAGFFSIFNVFLSQLVWHNLEDDVTMVVPDWDAGRFLRAHPDEKVVSYCYSKPDDGNMWLKLFEPLYDLTAEEMNDEAFLYSGSVPPTTEWNEDREPMLTYVNAHDLYLSPDFQRVRRQYKTVLDRHVHLLPRYRAELDGVIADQIEGRYTVGVHVKHPSHAIEQPGKQMADRYAYVNRVRQELVANGINESSDEWGVFLATDQERVVSLFAEEFGDHIINFRDVTRTTIEADETFDSLSEEEQHDDGHQLQHQMAADTSSWSARLAWEVWRDAEVMASCTSLIHAVSNVATAVSFMSTEVDMKYFTV
- a CDS encoding acyl-CoA-like ligand-binding transcription factor; its protein translation is MVDSPVKPSRGRPRASSRELLEDAAFELFLENTYAKTTVDQITQRAGVGRSTFFNYFVGKSDVFWGDVDSAAQSLSDALAAQAPDAPPLPAMGAALASVAGGFGPSRVPWILTQYPHIGAAGEVQASALARFAQWAGILATFAGVRLGLDPASMVPRSIAYALTGAVVAAAQEWAAAGTARGSLEPYVASAVAPIVAGYGEGVRRS